The Aspergillus fumigatus Af293 chromosome 3, whole genome shotgun sequence region TGCACTTACAGGGTTACAAATTATTGGCTCctgaaggaggaaggaaTGTCTACTATCGTGGGCTAGTTCTCGAGAACTTCGCTGTGTAGATGCGATCCGCTCATTGGCCAGCACACTCCCACATCGAATCGATCGAACGGAGCCTTACGTCTTGAGATGGCCAACAACTTCAATAATGGCGACTACTATGGCAATACCTCATTCCGTATGACTCCCACGACCTCTGGTAGCCAGTCCAACACCTCTCATGCCGCCCTTGACTGTAGCAACGCcgacatgatgatgatgatgacatttGCGCCTTTTGATCCCCTCCGAATGGGcgacttttctttctctgaATCTCATGGGTCAGATATGCTGCCGAGCGGCATATCAGCAGACGAGCTGCTGGGTTCTAGCTCGTCTCTTCCTGCGCCCCCTGTGCCGTTGGCTGACCAATTGCCCAATGCATTGTTCCCGTATGACCCGCTGTCTGGCATGGAGAACTCGGTGCCCATGGCACTGGACGCTGCAAGTGCAATTGCATACGGCCATTCTTCCGTATACCAACAATCCTCCTTGATGTTTGAACAGACCTTCAATGGACAGCCAATGCAGCAGCTTCCTTCGTTTCAGAACCAGACTATGAGCCTAGATCCAACTGCCCCCTACTCTTCTACCTTGCAATCGCATCCATCGAGCAGCAACACCTATTGGACATCCTCAGTTGATGCCAAAGAAAGCACCAATATGGCCCAAGCCACGTCCATGACCAGCAGATCAACCAACGCCTCGAAATCATCTGAGTCTTCAAGAAGCCAGCAGTTACCGCACAGGCGACGCCAGCATCTTCAGGCCCCTACAACGCAAGGTCTTTCTCACCGTTACATTCAGCCCAAGAGGCCATCGCCCATGAAAAGTGCGTCTTCTTTGCACTGTGTTGCGTGTCGCGTGTGAACAGACTGTGCGCTGACATGGGATTTTATAGCTTCAATCAAGTCGGCGACCACCGGTGAGATCACCCCTTACAACAGCATATATTCGAGCAGCGGCATTGACATGATGAGCATATTGGTAAGATCTTTCCGTCTTGTCACTCCGACGGCTTGAATGCTACCATATGTACAAGCTAACCCCAGCCAGGCCGAGGTCGTCTCTAGGCCTAACCCCAAGATTGATATCGGCGCTGTAGATTTGTCATGTGCATTTGCACTGTGCGACATCCACCAGGAGGATCATCCTATCATTTATGTATCGGAGGCTTTTGTGCGGCTGACTGGATACACTGAGCGGGAGATTGTCGGCCAGAATTGTCGTTTTCTTCAGGACCCCAGTGGCGTGGTTCAGCGGGGCATGCCCCGGAAGTTCGTCGATCAGCATACGGCATTCCGATTGCGGTCTACAATAGAGCACCGTGGAGAGATCCAGGCCACCATCATTAACTACAGGAAGGGCGGTCAGCCATTCATGAACCTGATCACAATGGTTCCTGTCCGGTGGAATTCGCCTGATTATCGATTCTATGTCGGGTTCCAGGTCGATCTCGTGGAAAAGCCAGATGCTATTAAAATGAGAAATCCAGGTATACTCCGGATGCTCTCGTTTGGACTTGATGACCTGACTGACCAAATGTGACAGATGGTACGTACATGATTAACTACCAGCGGAAGCAGCTGCCTAATTATGTGGCGCCTCCCCCGGACATCTATACGTTGCATCCGGACTATGGCACGTACTTCAGTCATGACCAGGTCTCGACGATACTGGACAACTTGGACACTCCTGACCAGAGCTACCAGCAGTATCTGGACCGCGTTCTAGTCGAGAACGCCGACGATGTCATTCATGTACTCTCTTTCGAAGGGGAGCTGTTGTACATATCTCCATCTTGTCGGAAGGTTCTCGGGTACGACCCAAACGAGTTGATTGGAAAGACACTGTCGACGATCTGCCATCCCAGTGATATCGGTCCTGTCATCCGCGATCTCCGATCCTGCACCAACTCCGACCCGGTCAGTGTCATGTACCGCGTTCGGACAAAGTATAGCGGGTACATGTGGTTTGAAAGTCACGGCTCGTGGCACATTGGCGACCGCGGCCGGCAATATTTGGTCATGACCGGCCGAGTCTGTCCCGTGTACCACCTGGACCAGCTCGCAAACATTGGCAATGGCGGGTTAGCCGAGAACGATCTGTGGGCCAAGCTCTCGATCTCTggcatcatcctcttcatgTCCTCGAAGGCTCGACCAGTACTTGGCCGAGTGTCCGATGATCTGGTCGGTAAAGGCATTCAAGACCTGATCCCAGCTGATGCCCGGGAAGATGCAAAACAGGCTTTAGAGGTGGCTCGCACCGGCCAGCAGACGAGTTTTAGCCATAAAATACGGCACAAAAAGGGTCACATGTTGCAGGCCCAAACCACATTGTACCCTGGAGACACAAAAGAAGGGGAGAAACCATCATTTTTGGTCGCGCAGCTGCGATTTCCCAAATCGCCGCAAACTACCCCCGGAACTGAAGAGGTCGTACCTTTCAATATCACTGCTACATTTTCGAGGGACGCTAGCGtaacaggaagaagaaacgTCACTGCGGCAGGCCAACCAACTTCCGATAAGTCGGCAAGGGGTTCATCCGGTGATCAATACGTGCCGGCTCCCGATGAACCAACACTTTTCGCCGAACTGAACACGGCCCGAGGTTCAAGCTGGCAATTTGAGCTCCGCGAACTGGAGAAACAGAACCGCGCCCTGTCCGACGAGGTCCAACGCCTGCTTGcgcggaggaagaagcgcaagagaaaGCAGAGCATTGTTCCCGTCGAAAAGGCGTGCGCCATGTGCCAGACCCGGACCACGCCCGAATGGCGCAGAGGGCCCAGTGGCAACCGCGATCTTTGCAACAGCTGTGGGCTACGATGGGCTAAGCAGGTCCGCAATGCGATACAGAAAAAGGCCCCAACCACTTAAACTACATTCCCATCCCACTACAATTCGTTTCTTATCTTACGCGATTTATTCCGACCCTCGATTGCAAGCGTTCTGTCTGTCTCGTTTCGTTTTCTTGACTCTCGTGAGGTATCTTAGAAGCCGATGGCCATTTCGGGGGTTTCAGCAGGCATAGGCGTCGATGAGCCATATATAACGACTACTTCATGATCTAATCTGGCTGGGTTTGAGGGCACGAAAGTGACATGAATTCCCAATAACGGCATGATTCATAATTAGTGTACAGTACGAAACATGTGTTTTCAGGGCGAACCGGCTGGGAGAAACAGAGGCAGCCGAAAAGTTACGACATTTCAAAGGGCAACGCCAGCCCAAAAGTATGTTCTCGGATGATCAATTCCTAGAAAGCAATCAAGCCATGCAAACAATGGACATGCCAGTCGATCTGTGATGTGTTTGAGTCATCACGGATCGCTAAGGCGTCTTTCGGTTCTAGTCTGTATCCATGCACCAGAGATCTAGATATCTATCCCAAGTAATATACATCAGTAGATAAATGACACTTTGCAAAGAAAAAAGCCTTAAGCTCTTCCGAGCCATCGCTCCAACCACCGtctctcctccctctctGCCTCCCAATACTCCTTGCCGTCCGCGACGCCCACGCCCCCTCGCTCCTCGACCGCAATGCTgacctccgccgcctccatgGCCGGGACGCCTCCCCCCTGCCGAATCAActcatcatccagcgccAGGTACTCCACATACCGCCGTAGCCGCGGCCGATACAACCAGGGCACCAGTGCCGCGGGCCGGGTATGCGTCCGCACAAGCCCCAACGCCGCACACGCCTGCAGGATCTCCTGCGCTGAGGCCTTCTCGACCCAACCGGGATGTGCAAATTCGCGGGCCAGCAGCTCGCGCTCGGCGTCGGAGCCGGCCGCGGGGCCAGTAACGGAGCCTCGCGCCTGCGCCTGGTGGGCGGCGAGGGCCGCGCGTTTCCGGGCCGCGTGCTGCAGGCGAGccttcttgatctgctgcggGACGCGGCAGGTGAAAGGGGTGACGGCGTTGCCGAGGGCCAGGACGGCGAGTGGGGTCATCTCGCCGCAGACGATCAGGATTAGGGTGAAAGGGATCATGCGGCGGACGTCGTAGGCGGCGCGGCGGACAAGCTGGAAGTTGGCGCGGCTGAGGTTTTGGGATTTCACGGCTTCGCGGAAAGGTGTGGTCTTGTTgttggtggaggtggtggagggtgCCGGGGGAGGCGAGATGGGGAGGTAGACGGGTAGACCTAGAGAACGGCGGAGGGGAAGCGAGGCGCGGTAGTTGTGGTAGACGTTTTTGAGGCCTGTCTTGTAGAAGGAAAGGTAGGCGCGGCCCAGCGCGACGTAGCGTTTCAGCTTGTCCGCCGGTCCGGCCGACGCGGACACAGGTTCCGGGAGGTTGAGATCTGCTGGCCGGGTGCTCGGCGGAGGGTTGACATCGTTGGAGAGAGAAGTGGTCGCGGTCGAAGAGATGGACGGGACAATAGGGGAGCCCGGCTGagaagacgatggcgatCGTGTATGTGATTTCGGTGAGGATGATGGGCTGGAGTAGCCGCGAGCCAAAAGGCTGTAGCAATCACGAATGGCGGCAGGTTGATAGCGGAGGTGCCGATGCTGGACCCTGGATGATGCCATGGAGGTGATTGCTGGGCAATTGCCCCGCAAACGCAGGGCTGTGTGAGTGGAAAAGGTCGATGGCATGGTTAAAGCACCTCAGACCACAGACATATCGgcaagattgaggaagaaagtgGCGAAGCGTTGGCGTGTTTGAGATGCTGCTGACGGTGATGGTCCGAATGTTGACACATGGAAATAATTaggtgcctcaggcagcagAATCTTGCCCCCGGCGCCACGGCTGCAAGGCATCAATCATCATTATTGACAGTAATTCTATTGGCTACGAACATGCCATTACGTTGAATTGATTGCAAAGTTCCCTACAGCTAGGGATAGAGATGTAATATCAGCTATGACTGTCATTCTGGTCACTAACACGGGGGATATTTCTGAGATATCGAAGTAGACTTCAAGTTGTCTATCTATACAGGAGACTTGCTTCAGAGGTCGACCTCAACGGCAATAACACTCTCCGAGACGAATCCGGTCACAAACAACCatgccttctttctctccccagGTTTTGTTTCGCTGGGAACCAAGAGCCCGGTGCTAGCAGTCCGAATGAGAGtgccatcatcctcgaagagAACACTCGACTCCCATTCTGTAAATTGATCTCCACTCTCACTCGTGCCAGTATTAGGCCGCACGTATCATACAATGGCCCCATCTTTAGCATTGGGATCATTGTAATGTTTAGACAGATCAATCGGACGTGCCATTCCCGCCAGAATGTAGCCACTGGCGTCGTCTGCAGCAGTACGGTACGGGTCCGCGTAGTAAGTGGGATTGTCGATTTGGCCACCTGGATGAATCTCATCGAAGACAGATATCGTGCGGTTGTCACTGTTCGAGCGAGCGCGATACAGAGTCCCGCTCATACAACTGACGACGAGCATCTCGTCCTTAGATCTACCATGACCGAGTCCGTTATTGCTGTGTAACCCGGTCAAAGCCACCGTGGCATCGATGCCTTTGTCGGCGTCCTTGGACTTCAAATCTTGAATCAGTACATGAACGATGCTCGACCACTTGGCTGCCGGGATAAGATCCTCAATCAGACGTCCATATCCCTCGCGGTAGTAATGATCATTGGTCACGTAGAAAGAATTCGGACTCTCCGCATATATGTCGTTGGGCGTAGCGATCAGCGGGTGCTGAATGGAACGAACATGTTTAACGGTGGCTGTTTCCAGAACATGGTGGAAGAGCTCAACTTGAGATCGTGCCTGGGGAACATCCTTCCCGTCCTGTGTATATTCCGGATTCGGCAGATGATTCACAGCAAAGATATACACAGCATTGGGATTCTCCGGGTCCTCAATGATGTCGATCCCATGTGTCACAAACGGACCCGAGAAGTTCTCGAATGAGAGCCTCGTTGACTTCATTATCTAATCAACAGGTCAACGAAATAACCCAAGCCAgttgagagaggaagaaagcaGTACCTTGGGATCGATGACGTGAATTGAGCCGGTAGATGCGACGGCAGGCTCCTCGAGGTTTCCCAATGGAGGGAACCACTTGAAGCGTGGCAAGACCGAATCCTCACACGCTGTAAATATTTTGTTCGTAGGCTGCCAGTAGTGCAAATCCTCACATTGCATCGTATCAGCAATCTTGTGGTAGCCCTGTCCTTCAACAATCACCAGAGGTGCCGGACGCCGGAAGAAACCCCCATGATGGTGAGCTGCTGATACACAGGGCCATACAAGGTCGCAGCCAggacggcaagaagagcaagaggaACGAAGCCAGCCATGGTGACGGTCTCGTTGTCGCCTTTCTCCGTGCTCCTGGATTGCCTGTTAGTTCAGTCTATGGAGACTGCGAGATGAAAGCGATATATAGGCTTGTGTCTGTCTCTTCCCGCATTCATGCAACCAGATGATTCAAGAAGACAAACGAAGGAAATGACGAGAGAGCATGGCTGAAATGTGATTATGTGATACCTCCACAGGTGCTCAGTGTGGAAGGGGCCGAAGAGCGGGGAAGGAATGGCGTAGTGGTGAATAGTCCCACGTAGTCAACGCTAACATGGGGCATCTAGAAAGCTCAATGAATTGTAGTCTTTCGATTGGTTAGTTAGTCCGTCATGGAGCAGCAGATCTTCATCAGGGagtggagaagaagaagaagaagaagaagaagaagctgaagctccTCGTTGGAGCTATGGCGGATGGACTCGGCACCTGAGGTCATAGTGTACGGAGCATGGAGTACCCCGGCCACTGTCGCATTGCCGACCAGAACCGAGCACAGCTTTCCCTTACAAAGATTCTCTCACCAGTGTCGAAAGCCATCCTCAAGACTACAGCAATTTGGGCGAAGTTGGAGAAATGATCCTGTTTGATAAACTGAGCACTGATAAACACATCAAGTGAGAAGAGTACCCCCAGTGGTCCCATTCCGTTCATTCTTCGAATAGCCATTTTAAAATAATCAGATTCCCAAAATGCTCCAGCATCGCCTCATCGAATGTGATCCTGGACAATTATGTTGAAAAGAGATGAGAAGCTTGATACATGCATCCTTCGCCGTTCCCTCCCATTACGCCCATGCGGTCGAGTTCAATAAAAAGAAGGGCCTTGCTAGCAGACCCCAAGCATGCAGATACTGACTTCAGACCCGTGACTGAGCCTCCAGGTAGTCTTGGTCGCTGGCATCCAGGACATCGTACTCTTCATCAGTCAGGAACCCGGTCTCGGTGTTGGTGTCGTCCAAGGTTAGAGTCTCGACGTCCTCAAGGATATCGTGCTCGGATGGATTGGACACGGAAGGGGCAGTCAAAGGAGCTTCAACCATTGCCTGGTGGGCGCTCCCGACCGGTGACTCCTTGTCCAGGGTAGGGAAGATCATTTGACTTCCCGTGCGTTCAGTGTCATCGACCGGAGCCGCCTCTGCCTGTTGCTCGGGCGCGCGAGGGGCCTCTCCTACTGGTTCCAGCTTGGTGGACGCGGCCATGGAGTCGCGTACCTGAACATCGCACCAGAGTCTATGACCGAAGGGCATGCCGTTGGCAAGCTTCAAGCGCCAATACGAGATGGCAGTACCGACCCGGCTCGGGGCCTTTAGAGTCACAGTGAAATCGGCGCTTTGGCCAGGCTCCAAAGGTTCGAGCAGCTGGTTGCTCTCCATAGCGGCGGAGACTGCATCAAGACTCATGGGGCGATTGGTATCGACATTAAACATGGAATCACCGCCCACAAAGCGCACACTACTTCCAGCGGGCCATGCAAGTGGTCCAGGGTTATAGAGTGTCCATGTTTGTTGAAATACCTTGTTCGGTAGCATGACGGTGCCGTCATGGACGGTGTCACGTATGAAGAAAGCTTGATAGCTGGAAGCCGGATCGGTAGTTGGCATCTCATACACCTTGGATTGCGCCTTTTCAGCCGCTCCTGGAGATGGTTCCACGACTTCCTTTTGCTTCACAgttgcttcttcctcgtggTGTGGCGCCTCTGAAGACTTCCCAGCTTCGGCTGGGATATTGGCTTGTGCCGAGGTAGATCTGTTGACTTGGTCACCTGTAAGGATGACAGGGCCACCGAACCCGTTCTCAGTCACGGAATTGCTGATAGTAACGCCGCGTACCGGTGTCTTGAGCATCAGCAATGGGTGGGTGCGGTTATGGGGGTTGGTCGGTAGGGCTTCACATTTGGCGCAGAAATCAGTATCATGGCACACAGAGCACTTGTACCGGACTCCAGTTATGTAGCGGGGGAACGGC contains the following coding sequences:
- the lreA gene encoding uncharacterized protein, with the translated sequence MANNFNNGDYYGNTSFRMTPTTSGSQSNTSHAALDCSNADMMMMMTFAPFDPLRMGDFSFSESHGSDMLPSGISADELLGSSSSLPAPPVPLADQLPNALFPYDPLSGMENSVPMALDAASAIAYGHSSVYQQSSLMFEQTFNGQPMQQLPSFQNQTMSLDPTAPYSSTLQSHPSSSNTYWTSSVDAKESTNMAQATSMTSRSTNASKSSESSRSQQLPHRRRQHLQAPTTQGLSHRYIQPKRPSPMKTSIKSATTGEITPYNSIYSSSGIDMMSILAEVVSRPNPKIDIGAVDLSCAFALCDIHQEDHPIIYVSEAFVRLTGYTEREIVGQNCRFLQDPSGVVQRGMPRKFVDQHTAFRLRSTIEHRGEIQATIINYRKGGQPFMNLITMVPVRWNSPDYRFYVGFQVDLVEKPDAIKMRNPDGTYMINYQRKQLPNYVAPPPDIYTLHPDYGTYFSHDQVSTILDNLDTPDQSYQQYLDRVLVENADDVIHVLSFEGELLYISPSCRKVLGYDPNELIGKTLSTICHPSDIGPVIRDLRSCTNSDPVSVMYRVRTKYSGYMWFESHGSWHIGDRGRQYLVMTGRVCPVYHLDQLANIGNGGLAENDLWAKLSISGIILFMSSKARPVLGRVSDDLVGKGIQDLIPADAREDAKQALEVARTGQQTSFSHKIRHKKGHMLQAQTTLYPGDTKEGEKPSFLVAQLRFPKSPQTTPGTEEVVPFNITATFSRDASVTGRRNVTAAGQPTSDKSARGSSGDQYVPAPDEPTLFAELNTARGSSWQFELRELEKQNRALSDEVQRLLARRKKRKRKQSIVPVEKACAMCQTRTTPEWRRGPSGNRDLCNSCGLRWAKQVRNAIQKKAPTT
- a CDS encoding serum paraoxonase/arylesterase family protein, with amino-acid sequence MKSTRLSFENFSGPFVTHGIDIIEDPENPNAVYIFAVNHLPNPEYTQDGKDVPQARSQVELFHHVLETATVKHVRSIQHPLIATPNDIYAESPNSFYVTNDHYYREGYGRLIEDLIPAAKWSSIVHVLIQDLKSKDADKGIDATVALTGLHSNNGLGHGRSKDEMLVVSCMSGTLYRARSNSDNRTISVFDEIHPGGQIDNPTYYADPYRTAADDASGYILAGMARPIDLSKHYNDPNAKDGAISGDQFTEWESSVLFEDDGTLIRTASTGLLVPSETKPGERKKAWLFVTGFVSESVIAVEVDL